In one window of Microplitis demolitor isolate Queensland-Clemson2020A chromosome 4, iyMicDemo2.1a, whole genome shotgun sequence DNA:
- the LOC128667596 gene encoding uncharacterized protein LOC128667596, translating into MTVPRTPRAAQLLLIFMKTMDVGIPVLFVLCSSRTAAMYTAVWEFIIESAEGIQNHLRCVVTDYKAAIISSIRNSFPLVQIRGCWFHCIRAMTRKWNSLRLPRDNDQTLKEAWALPLIPPELFQTAIELIAETAEQIEGQHENVIMFIYYLIRQWLP; encoded by the exons Atg ACAGTACCAAGAACACCACGAGCAGctcaattgttattaatatttatgaaaactatGGATGTT GGAATCCCAGTTTTATTTGTTCTATGTAGCTCTCGAACTGCGGCTATGTATACTGCTGTTTgggaatttattattgaaagtgCGGAAGGAATTCAAAATCACTTGCGCTGTGTTGTTACTGATTATAAAGCTGCCATTATTTCCTCTATAAGAAATTCTTTTCCCTTAGTGCAAATCAGAGGATGCTGGTTCCACTGCATAAGA GCTATGACACGCAAATGGAATTCTTTACGACTTCCTCGCGACAATGATCAAACACTCAAAGAGGCTTGGGCATTGCCTTTAATTCCACCTGAACTCTTTCAAACAGCTATTGAGCTTATCGCTGAGACAGCCGAGCAAATTGAAGGACAACATGAAAACGttataatgtttatttattatttaattcgaCAATGGTTACCTTAG